From a single Adhaeribacter swui genomic region:
- a CDS encoding DUF4188 domain-containing protein: MSIIPGRMTTQLNQDFVVFLIGMRINKFWRLGQWWPVAQSMPRMIQELEKNPDSGFLGSEQWLGRTTIMVQYWESFEKLETYARDPNAEHYPNWVRFNKLVRASGAVGVWHETYQIAAGKHESIYVNMPVFGLGKVSKSTTVTDSLDQARQRLQNAPKL, from the coding sequence ATGAGCATTATTCCGGGCCGCATGACCACCCAGTTAAATCAGGACTTTGTGGTGTTTTTAATTGGTATGCGCATTAATAAGTTCTGGCGTTTGGGGCAATGGTGGCCCGTGGCCCAATCTATGCCCCGCATGATACAGGAATTGGAAAAAAACCCGGACAGCGGTTTTTTAGGTAGTGAACAATGGTTAGGGCGCACTACCATAATGGTGCAATACTGGGAATCGTTTGAAAAGTTAGAGACTTATGCCCGCGATCCTAATGCCGAACACTATCCCAACTGGGTACGGTTTAACAAGCTGGTCCGAGCCTCCGGTGCCGTAGGCGTATGGCACGAAACTTACCAAATTGCCGCGGGCAAACACGAGAGTATTTACGTAAACATGCCGGTTTTTGGCTTAGGTAAAGTAAGTAAATCCACCACAGTTACTGATTCTTTAGACCAGGCCCGCCAGCGCTTGCAAAATGCTCCAAAACTGTAG
- the rpoN gene encoding RNA polymerase factor sigma-54 encodes MQRLDLKQLLSQKLSPQQIQFIKLLQIPTAELEMRIKEEMEMNPALEEGPDDDKERSDDEDSDNDDDFDADDSLDEDFDDGNADDTYDSVEDNIVDDGGDLDLDDYLHSDEIAGYKMQGDGPGEDEDREMPLAGTSSLIDSLLDQLGFLNLNEEQEAIGMQLIGSIDNDGYIRRELSSIANDLAFSQNIEATEDEIEAVLRKIQTFDPAGIAARDLQECLLLQLERLDQDEFTETAERIIDECYDEFTKKHYEKIQSRLDIDDFELKQAINIILKLNPKPGGSDAGAGKPQYIIPDFILTMENGQFNLTLNSRNAPDLRISREYADMFEAYDKSAKKDKKLKETVTFVKQKLDAAKWFIDAIKQRQQTLLRTMEAIVKRQREFFLEGDESKLRPMILKDIAEDIGMDISTISRVANSKSVQTEFGVYPLKYFFSEGIATDSGEDASSREVKHILKEIIDKENKKKPLSDDKLEKMLNEKGYNIARRTVAKYREQLNIPVARLRKEL; translated from the coding sequence ATGCAAAGACTTGATTTAAAACAACTTTTATCTCAGAAACTGTCGCCGCAGCAGATCCAGTTTATTAAACTGTTGCAGATTCCGACGGCCGAACTGGAAATGCGGATAAAAGAAGAGATGGAGATGAACCCTGCCCTGGAAGAAGGTCCGGACGATGACAAAGAAAGATCTGACGATGAGGATAGTGACAACGACGATGATTTTGACGCCGATGATAGCCTCGATGAAGATTTTGACGATGGCAACGCCGATGATACCTACGACAGTGTGGAAGATAACATTGTTGACGATGGCGGCGATTTAGATTTAGACGATTACCTGCACTCCGACGAAATTGCCGGTTATAAAATGCAGGGCGATGGTCCCGGCGAAGACGAAGACCGGGAAATGCCTCTGGCGGGCACCAGTTCCTTAATTGATTCGTTGCTGGATCAGTTGGGCTTTTTAAACCTGAACGAGGAACAGGAAGCCATTGGCATGCAACTGATTGGCAGCATTGATAACGACGGCTACATCCGGCGCGAACTCAGTTCTATTGCCAACGATTTAGCTTTTTCGCAAAACATTGAAGCTACCGAAGATGAAATAGAGGCCGTACTTCGGAAAATTCAAACGTTTGACCCGGCCGGTATTGCTGCCCGCGATTTACAGGAATGTTTGTTACTGCAACTAGAGCGCCTCGACCAAGACGAATTTACCGAAACTGCCGAACGGATTATTGATGAGTGCTACGATGAATTTACCAAGAAGCACTACGAAAAAATTCAGTCGCGGCTGGATATTGATGATTTTGAGCTGAAGCAAGCTATTAATATTATTTTAAAATTAAACCCCAAACCAGGCGGGTCGGATGCCGGTGCGGGCAAACCGCAGTACATTATTCCGGATTTTATCTTGACGATGGAAAACGGGCAGTTTAATTTAACCTTAAACTCGCGCAACGCCCCGGATTTACGCATTAGCCGGGAGTACGCCGATATGTTTGAGGCCTATGATAAGAGCGCCAAGAAAGATAAAAAGCTAAAAGAAACAGTAACGTTTGTAAAGCAAAAGCTCGATGCGGCCAAATGGTTTATCGATGCCATTAAACAACGCCAGCAAACTTTGCTGCGCACCATGGAAGCCATTGTAAAACGCCAGCGCGAGTTTTTCCTGGAAGGCGACGAAAGCAAGCTGCGCCCCATGATCCTGAAAGACATTGCCGAAGACATCGGCATGGATATTTCTACTATTTCGCGGGTAGCCAACAGCAAAAGCGTACAAACTGAGTTCGGCGTCTATCCGCTAAAATATTTCTTCTCCGAAGGCATTGCCACCGACTCCGGCGAAGATGCCAGCAGCCGGGAAGTAAAACACATTCTCAAAGAAATTATTGACAAGGAAAACAAAAAGAAACCTTTATCGGACGATAAGCTGGAAAAAATGCTGAACGAAAAAGGCTACAACATTGCCCGCCGCACTGTAGCCAAATACCGCGAACAGCTCAACATTCCCGTAGCCCGATTGAGAAAAGAGTTATAA
- a CDS encoding FG-GAP repeat domain-containing protein — MINHPALLSSVNFKILLPKPFLTYALTWGLLAVWLIPTSALAQKKDKRLKKGTITFTKQVLTKEFIAEGVAVGDVNKDGRIDVLAGAYWFEAPTWKKHEITQPEIFYYDKGYSNAFVSQTIDVNLDGWLDYVRIGFPGKEALWFENPKQKEGHWTAHTIHNTVGNESAGFFDVDGDGKPDLLGGNSTTGQMTWFKPPISPDNLTWQEVAISKEKGPGAEPFSHGLGLGDLNKDGRPDVMVKEGWWEAPVNPLQPGWTFHPANLGEACAQMHAYDFDQDGDQDVVASSAHALGIWWYEQTLNEQGTPQWNRHLISEAFTQTHGLAFTDINADGNPDLVTGKRYFAHMGKDPGEYEPPVLYWFEFKPGKNPTWVPHLIDTDSGVGVHVVTQDINQDNLIDIIVANKKGVFVFTQQRK, encoded by the coding sequence ATGATAAACCATCCTGCCCTGCTTAGTAGCGTAAATTTTAAAATTCTTCTTCCAAAACCATTCCTTACCTACGCTCTTACTTGGGGCTTACTGGCAGTTTGGCTAATACCCACTAGCGCATTAGCCCAAAAGAAAGACAAACGTCTGAAAAAAGGCACCATCACGTTTACCAAACAAGTGTTAACCAAAGAGTTTATTGCCGAAGGGGTAGCCGTAGGCGATGTAAATAAAGATGGCCGGATAGATGTTTTAGCCGGTGCCTATTGGTTTGAAGCGCCCACCTGGAAAAAACACGAAATAACCCAACCCGAAATTTTTTACTACGACAAAGGATACAGCAATGCTTTCGTGAGCCAAACCATAGATGTAAACCTGGATGGTTGGCTGGACTACGTGCGCATTGGTTTTCCGGGCAAAGAAGCCCTCTGGTTCGAAAATCCGAAGCAAAAAGAAGGACATTGGACAGCCCACACCATCCATAACACGGTTGGCAACGAATCGGCTGGCTTTTTTGATGTAGATGGTGATGGCAAGCCCGATTTACTCGGTGGAAACTCCACCACCGGCCAAATGACTTGGTTTAAACCACCAATATCACCAGACAATTTAACTTGGCAAGAAGTAGCCATTAGTAAAGAAAAAGGACCCGGTGCCGAACCTTTCTCGCATGGCTTAGGTTTAGGCGACCTAAATAAAGACGGCCGACCCGATGTAATGGTAAAAGAAGGTTGGTGGGAGGCTCCAGTTAACCCCTTGCAACCCGGCTGGACTTTTCACCCGGCTAATTTAGGGGAAGCTTGTGCCCAAATGCACGCTTACGATTTCGACCAGGATGGGGATCAGGATGTAGTAGCTTCATCGGCACACGCTTTAGGTATTTGGTGGTACGAGCAAACCTTAAATGAGCAAGGAACACCCCAGTGGAACCGCCACCTAATTTCCGAAGCTTTTACACAAACGCATGGCTTAGCTTTTACGGATATAAACGCCGATGGCAACCCGGATTTAGTTACCGGCAAACGCTATTTTGCGCACATGGGCAAAGACCCCGGCGAATACGAACCACCGGTACTCTACTGGTTTGAATTTAAGCCAGGTAAAAACCCAACCTGGGTACCGCATTTAATTGATACTGATTCCGGCGTGGGCGTACACGTAGTAACCCAAGACATCAACCAGGATAACTTAATTGATATAATAGTTGCCAATAAAAAAGGAGTATTTGTTTTTACCCAACAACGTAAATAA
- a CDS encoding PAS domain-containing protein: MGNKPTNLNAMLGLDMYLASLSRGKCQKIKDQLKSVPITMHPLMSWDLAGTAYWNSFRKGRNINDLRKLTQLAHEYNWSVDLPTLLTSPYEALVLTNTEQVICWVNPGFTTMTGYPANFAIGQTPIFLQGENTSIVKIEQLQNQLKAGETFTGSILNYRLNKEEYLCQISIYPIKNNSQVITHFLALELEIR, encoded by the coding sequence ATGGGAAATAAGCCTACCAATTTAAATGCGATGTTGGGATTGGATATGTACCTGGCTTCTTTAAGTCGGGGTAAATGCCAGAAAATCAAAGATCAACTCAAATCTGTACCCATCACCATGCACCCTTTAATGAGCTGGGATTTGGCTGGTACTGCTTATTGGAACTCATTTAGGAAGGGTAGAAATATAAACGATTTACGGAAACTTACGCAGTTGGCGCATGAATATAATTGGTCCGTTGATTTACCAACCTTGCTAACATCCCCTTACGAAGCATTGGTGCTGACAAATACGGAGCAAGTGATTTGCTGGGTAAATCCCGGATTTACAACCATGACGGGTTACCCCGCTAACTTTGCTATCGGCCAAACCCCTATTTTTTTACAAGGTGAAAACACGTCTATCGTTAAAATAGAACAACTTCAAAACCAACTAAAAGCCGGCGAAACTTTTACCGGAAGTATCCTGAATTATCGTTTAAATAAAGAAGAATACCTGTGTCAGATAAGCATTTACCCGATTAAAAATAATAGTCAGGTAATTACCCATTTTTTAGCTCTAGAATTGGAAATACGATGA
- a CDS encoding mannosyltransferase family protein — MKLPRTWANRIVFKSILIPYILHTVLVFGSVYFLADFFPKNRFEGFINPALDHSSFFIKQLLTWDAHWFTYIAETGYTEKTTVFFPLLIILIKTLSSFGIETGLAGFVICNVFTFLTFIAFYKLGRLYFTESETRRALMALAVFPTSFFLNSVYSESLFLFFSFLCLYTAQQSKYMTAGILGACAALTRNLGIFLCLILAYQIWLDYKIKHKLDCSMLAILFIPLALLAYILFNFIAFDDPVGFVSNQEFWGRKFSLPLTNLRHGFVIFREDLHHGFTPPYYGNNLSFILTVLSLGIMLLLSVPSKIRLPQSYLIIGWLWLLIPLFSAAMPFQPLYSLSRFTLLIFPIYFFWSRFNLPVLYYCYIGISSITLVNSVCLFVNGWWVG; from the coding sequence ATGAAATTACCAAGAACTTGGGCCAATAGAATTGTTTTTAAGTCTATACTCATTCCTTATATTCTTCATACTGTCTTGGTATTTGGTTCTGTGTATTTTCTGGCTGATTTCTTTCCAAAAAACAGATTTGAAGGTTTCATTAACCCCGCATTAGATCATTCTTCTTTTTTCATCAAACAACTGCTAACCTGGGATGCTCATTGGTTTACTTACATTGCTGAAACCGGTTATACGGAAAAAACAACAGTTTTTTTCCCTTTGCTCATCATTCTTATTAAAACATTATCTTCTTTTGGAATAGAAACAGGACTAGCTGGCTTTGTGATCTGCAATGTATTTACTTTTCTCACCTTCATTGCTTTTTACAAATTGGGTCGATTATATTTTACGGAAAGTGAAACCAGAAGAGCTTTAATGGCTTTGGCTGTATTTCCGACCTCTTTTTTTCTGAACAGCGTATATTCTGAGTCCCTTTTCTTATTTTTTTCTTTTCTCTGCCTCTATACTGCCCAACAAAGCAAATACATGACAGCAGGCATACTTGGGGCCTGTGCTGCCCTTACCCGAAATTTAGGTATATTTTTATGCTTGATTCTAGCTTACCAAATATGGTTAGATTACAAAATAAAACATAAACTAGATTGCTCTATGTTAGCAATTCTTTTTATTCCCTTAGCTTTATTAGCCTATATATTGTTTAACTTTATTGCGTTTGATGATCCAGTTGGTTTTGTGAGCAATCAGGAGTTCTGGGGACGTAAGTTTAGTCTGCCTTTAACAAATTTGCGGCACGGGTTTGTTATATTCCGGGAAGATTTACATCATGGCTTTACCCCGCCCTACTATGGCAATAACTTAAGTTTCATTCTTACGGTCCTTAGTCTCGGAATTATGCTTTTGCTTAGTGTACCTTCTAAAATAAGGTTACCTCAATCATACCTAATCATTGGCTGGTTGTGGTTACTTATACCGCTTTTTTCGGCGGCGATGCCTTTTCAGCCTCTATATAGTTTATCCAGATTTACACTACTAATTTTTCCCATATACTTTTTTTGGAGCAGATTTAACTTGCCTGTACTGTATTATTGTTATATCGGAATTAGTAGTATTACGCTGGTGAATAGTGTCTGTCTGTTTGTAAATGGATGGTGGGTCGGATAA
- a CDS encoding Dabb family protein, with amino-acid sequence MNKLLGSGLIVLALGALVLFSTSFMAKNEQVRHVVVFKFKPSATPAQITQVTQALADLKNKIPGIVSFEHGVNNSPENKNLGFTHVFLLTFKDAAARDTYLPHPEHKKFGQLLGQLGVMEDVFVVDYSPAAK; translated from the coding sequence ATGAATAAATTACTTGGTTCTGGTTTAATTGTGCTGGCGCTTGGGGCGCTGGTTTTATTTTCAACATCGTTTATGGCTAAAAATGAGCAAGTACGGCACGTAGTAGTTTTTAAATTTAAACCTAGTGCTACTCCGGCCCAAATAACGCAGGTAACACAAGCCTTAGCCGATTTAAAAAACAAAATTCCAGGTATTGTTTCTTTTGAGCACGGCGTTAATAATAGCCCGGAAAATAAAAATTTGGGTTTTACGCACGTTTTCCTCTTAACTTTTAAAGATGCCGCCGCCCGCGATACTTATTTGCCGCACCCGGAACATAAAAAATTCGGGCAGCTTTTAGGACAGTTAGGCGTAATGGAAGATGTGTTTGTGGTAGATTATTCTCCGGCAGCAAAGTAA
- a CDS encoding FAD-dependent oxidoreductase produces MVTDDNSNNKVTIMGAGLVGSLLSLYLAKHNYRVAIYERRNDLRKNYVEYGRSINLALSDRGWKALEGVGIAEEIRKVAIPMYGRMMHDVQGQLSYQPYGKENQAIYSVSRGGLNVALMDLVDQNPNIDLHFNQQCLHVDLAANELEMLDTTTQVKQKIAANRLFGADGAYSMVRYAMQKTERYEYSQTYLEYGYKELRIAPGENNQWVLEKNALHIWPRGSYMMIALPNLDGSFTCTLFFPYEGDVSFNSLQTEADLLAFFKKIFPDALPLMPDLVSDFFDNPTGSLVTIKCFPWSLQDKVVLLGDAAHAIVPFYGQGMNAGFEDCTVLNQLMDEHLDNWDLIFKKFQELRKPNTDAMAELAVQNFIEMRDLVADPRFLLRKKIESKINAQYPEKWLPLYTMVTYTHLPYSLALETGKHQDKIMKKLMKHITLESDYDKPEVQQLLQKLLH; encoded by the coding sequence ATGGTGACAGACGATAATAGTAATAACAAAGTAACTATTATGGGAGCCGGCTTAGTCGGCTCCCTTTTGTCATTGTATCTAGCTAAACATAACTACCGCGTAGCAATTTACGAGCGGCGCAACGATTTGCGCAAAAATTACGTGGAATATGGCCGTTCCATTAACCTAGCGCTGAGCGACCGGGGTTGGAAAGCCCTGGAAGGCGTAGGCATTGCCGAAGAAATCCGGAAAGTAGCCATACCCATGTACGGGCGCATGATGCACGATGTACAGGGGCAGCTATCGTATCAGCCTTATGGCAAAGAAAACCAGGCTATTTATTCGGTGTCGCGTGGCGGCCTGAACGTAGCGCTCATGGATTTGGTAGATCAGAACCCTAATATTGACCTGCATTTTAACCAGCAATGCCTTCACGTGGATTTAGCTGCCAACGAACTGGAAATGCTGGACACCACTACCCAGGTAAAACAAAAAATTGCGGCTAATCGGTTGTTTGGTGCCGACGGCGCTTACTCAATGGTGCGTTACGCCATGCAAAAAACCGAACGCTACGAATACTCTCAAACCTACCTGGAGTACGGCTACAAAGAACTGCGCATTGCTCCCGGCGAAAACAACCAATGGGTACTGGAGAAAAACGCATTGCACATCTGGCCGCGAGGCTCTTACATGATGATTGCCTTGCCTAACCTGGATGGCTCTTTTACCTGCACTTTGTTTTTTCCGTACGAAGGCGATGTGTCGTTTAACAGCCTGCAAACCGAGGCGGATTTATTGGCTTTTTTTAAAAAAATATTTCCGGATGCCTTGCCGCTCATGCCGGATCTGGTAAGTGATTTTTTTGATAACCCCACGGGCTCGCTGGTAACAATTAAATGTTTTCCGTGGTCGTTGCAGGATAAAGTGGTATTGTTGGGCGATGCCGCGCACGCAATTGTGCCTTTTTACGGGCAAGGCATGAACGCCGGCTTCGAAGATTGTACCGTACTAAACCAATTAATGGATGAGCACCTCGATAATTGGGATTTAATTTTTAAAAAATTTCAGGAACTCCGTAAGCCTAACACCGACGCCATGGCCGAACTGGCCGTGCAGAACTTTATTGAAATGCGCGATTTAGTAGCCGATCCACGATTTTTACTGCGCAAAAAAATAGAATCTAAAATAAATGCGCAGTACCCAGAAAAATGGCTGCCGCTTTATACCATGGTTACCTATACGCATTTGCCTTACTCGCTGGCTCTGGAAACCGGCAAACACCAGGATAAAATCATGAAAAAACTCATGAAACACATTACCCTGGAAAGCGATTACGATAAGCCGGAAGTACAGCAACTACTTCAAAAATTATTACATTAA
- a CDS encoding BamA/TamA family outer membrane protein encodes MKKIYLFFCFFLFFLPYSQAMWPSDSTVVKKKLSLTPFPALFSTPETGIGYGGLVVPVYNFGSDSLTRSSNGQLLAYYTQKKQSSVQLTYTIYTNHERFNITGAANYYDWPILYYGTGNSNALSDSSLVTYKLFLFQNRFLKKIKNFVFAGVQYQLTHINDVRYKNVQSKIIERNARELDGSTASGLGPALLLDSRDNPLNATKGWYAELGTYFNQKALGSEFNFTRYNIDVRRFIPLSAKKVLAIQGVGKFSTGKVPFREMALLGGGRTMRGFYEGRFRDRQLLAVQTEYRQQLFSRLGFVVFGGLGQVADRGKDLNLNLIKRAAGGGVRLMLNRAQRLNIRIDYAIGSDKAKGLYFDIGEAF; translated from the coding sequence ATGAAAAAAATATACCTTTTTTTCTGCTTCTTTCTGTTCTTTTTGCCTTACAGCCAGGCCATGTGGCCATCCGATTCTACCGTAGTGAAAAAGAAATTAAGCCTTACTCCTTTTCCGGCTTTATTTTCTACGCCCGAAACCGGTATTGGGTACGGGGGGTTGGTAGTACCTGTTTACAATTTTGGTTCAGATTCGCTTACCCGCAGTTCTAACGGGCAGCTTCTGGCTTATTACACGCAAAAAAAGCAATCTTCGGTGCAGCTTACGTATACCATTTATACCAACCACGAGCGCTTTAACATTACCGGAGCCGCTAATTATTACGATTGGCCCATTCTGTATTACGGAACAGGCAACTCCAATGCGCTCTCCGATTCTTCTTTGGTTACCTACAAACTTTTTCTTTTTCAGAACCGGTTTTTAAAAAAAATTAAAAATTTTGTTTTTGCGGGGGTACAATACCAGCTTACCCACATTAATGATGTACGGTACAAAAATGTGCAGAGTAAAATAATTGAACGAAATGCCCGGGAGCTCGATGGCAGTACAGCATCGGGCTTAGGGCCGGCTTTATTACTGGATAGCCGCGATAATCCTTTAAATGCCACCAAAGGCTGGTACGCCGAATTGGGCACCTACTTTAACCAGAAAGCGTTAGGCAGCGAATTTAACTTTACTCGTTACAACATCGATGTCCGTCGGTTTATTCCTTTGTCCGCTAAAAAGGTGCTGGCCATACAAGGTGTAGGTAAATTCAGCACGGGCAAGGTGCCTTTCCGGGAAATGGCTTTATTGGGTGGAGGCCGAACCATGCGGGGTTTTTACGAAGGCCGGTTTCGCGACCGGCAATTGCTAGCGGTGCAAACCGAGTACCGGCAACAACTTTTCTCTCGGCTAGGTTTTGTGGTATTTGGTGGTTTGGGGCAGGTAGCCGACCGGGGCAAAGATTTAAACCTTAATTTAATTAAACGGGCAGCGGGCGGTGGCGTGCGCCTGATGCTTAACCGCGCTCAACGCTTGAACATTCGAATTGATTACGCTATTGGCAGTGATAAAGCCAAAGGTCTGTATTTTGATATTGGCGAAGCTTTTTAG
- a CDS encoding polysaccharide biosynthesis protein, which produces MLIKRALEHSNSSRFVIAGFIDDNYQNVNKYIQQKKVYPAINIEQLRLKLKVDKVVVMSEDLKTEGRKKIVEKCLEIGLKVLTVPPTEQWISGKLRVNQIKDLKIEDLLQRDPIVIQSDNISREITGRRVLVTGGAGSIGSEIVRQVLTFDPAMVIICDQAESPLHELQLEVEEAFPDANIKIYISNITNYNRMYSLFEDFNPEIVFHAAAYKHVPMMENNPPEAILTNILGTKTLADLSIAFDVEKFVMISTDKAVNPTNIMGASKRIAEIYIQSLNDVNVQSLNNINYISSRLNDLTHSKTKFITTRFGNVLGSNGSVIPRFRAQIEKGAPLTVTHPEITRYFMTIPEAVQLVLEAGSMGKGGEIFLFDMGEPVKIADLARKMIKLAGLIPDVDIKIVYTGLRPGEKLYEELLNKEEESIPTHHNKIKISKVRTYLYDKVVSDIKELINLVQKENDDFEVVKKMKEIVPEFLSKNSKYEELDYNSSKNNPLLIQQAS; this is translated from the coding sequence ATGCTGATAAAACGTGCTTTGGAACATAGTAACTCCAGCCGGTTTGTTATTGCTGGCTTCATCGACGATAATTACCAGAATGTAAATAAATACATTCAACAGAAGAAGGTATATCCGGCTATCAACATTGAGCAATTACGCCTAAAGTTGAAAGTAGATAAGGTAGTGGTAATGAGTGAGGATTTAAAAACTGAAGGTAGAAAGAAAATAGTTGAGAAATGCTTGGAAATAGGCTTGAAGGTATTAACTGTTCCTCCTACTGAACAATGGATTTCTGGTAAACTACGGGTTAATCAAATAAAAGACCTTAAAATTGAAGATTTATTACAGCGTGATCCAATCGTTATTCAAAGCGACAATATTTCGAGAGAGATAACCGGTAGACGTGTTTTAGTAACAGGTGGTGCAGGTTCTATAGGCTCCGAAATTGTAAGACAAGTACTTACTTTTGATCCGGCTATGGTAATTATCTGCGATCAGGCTGAGTCACCTTTGCACGAGCTGCAGTTAGAAGTTGAAGAAGCGTTTCCGGATGCAAACATAAAGATCTACATTTCGAACATTACAAATTATAATCGGATGTATTCTCTTTTCGAAGATTTTAATCCGGAGATTGTTTTTCATGCGGCCGCTTACAAACACGTGCCTATGATGGAGAACAACCCACCAGAAGCTATCCTGACTAACATTTTGGGCACCAAAACTTTAGCTGATTTATCGATTGCTTTTGATGTAGAAAAGTTTGTGATGATATCTACTGATAAAGCCGTAAACCCAACTAATATCATGGGGGCTTCCAAGCGGATTGCTGAGATTTACATTCAATCTTTGAACGATGTAAATGTTCAGTCGCTGAATAATATCAATTACATTAGCTCCCGGTTAAATGATCTTACTCATTCTAAAACTAAGTTTATAACTACGCGTTTTGGTAATGTGTTAGGTTCTAATGGTTCAGTAATTCCGCGCTTCCGGGCTCAAATTGAAAAAGGAGCGCCGCTTACTGTTACGCACCCCGAAATTACCCGCTATTTCATGACTATTCCGGAAGCGGTTCAATTAGTACTGGAAGCTGGTAGTATGGGCAAAGGTGGAGAAATCTTCTTATTTGATATGGGAGAACCCGTTAAAATTGCCGATTTAGCCCGGAAAATGATCAAATTGGCTGGCCTAATTCCGGATGTAGATATTAAGATTGTTTATACTGGTTTGCGCCCCGGTGAGAAATTGTATGAAGAGTTGTTGAATAAAGAAGAAGAATCTATTCCAACGCACCACAATAAGATCAAGATTTCTAAAGTAAGAACTTACCTTTACGATAAGGTAGTTAGCGATATTAAAGAGCTCATTAACTTAGTTCAAAAAGAGAACGACGATTTTGAGGTAGTTAAGAAAATGAAGGAAATTGTTCCAGAGTTTTTAAGCAAAAACTCTAAATACGAAGAATTGGATTATAACTCATCAAAAAACAATCCTTTATTGATTCAACAAGCCAGCTAA
- a CDS encoding family 1 glycosylhydrolase, translated as MNQFMFATGIENSYPNIILPDGKVKRVDEMEKAFHYDYWEEDFRLVKEMGIDYLRYGPPLFSTHVGPGQYHWDFTDTTFRKMQEMGIIPLVDLCHFGVPDWLGNFQNPDFPHYFAEYARAFAERFPYLQYYTPVNEIFIAATFSAQYGWWNECLSSDKAFVTALKNICKANVMAMHEILKVRPDAVFIQSESSEYFHAEDPSCTKLANFLNQKRFLSLDLTYGYPIRAMMYEYLLDNGMTREEYHWFLQNQVKAHCIMGNDYYFTNEHMVHANGSTSASGEIFGYYVITTQYYNRYRLPVMHTETNMIEPNSVSWLRKEWANAKRLRRDGIPLMGFTWYSLIDQVDWDSALRADAGRVNALGLYDMNRQIRPVGEAYKELIRQWKGVMEEEKFGLHFNYY; from the coding sequence ATGAATCAATTCATGTTTGCCACCGGGATAGAGAATAGCTATCCGAATATTATTTTACCAGATGGCAAGGTAAAGCGAGTAGATGAAATGGAAAAAGCTTTCCATTATGATTACTGGGAAGAAGATTTCCGGTTGGTAAAAGAAATGGGCATTGACTACCTGCGCTACGGTCCGCCTTTGTTCTCGACGCACGTGGGGCCGGGCCAATACCACTGGGATTTTACCGATACCACCTTCCGGAAAATGCAGGAAATGGGCATTATTCCGTTGGTAGATTTGTGCCATTTTGGGGTGCCCGATTGGCTTGGTAATTTCCAGAATCCGGACTTCCCGCATTATTTCGCGGAGTACGCCCGGGCTTTTGCCGAACGGTTTCCTTACCTGCAATACTACACACCCGTTAACGAAATATTTATTGCCGCCACTTTTTCGGCCCAGTACGGCTGGTGGAACGAATGTTTGAGCAGCGATAAAGCTTTTGTAACGGCCCTTAAAAACATCTGCAAAGCCAACGTAATGGCCATGCACGAAATTTTAAAAGTGCGCCCGGATGCGGTATTTATTCAAAGCGAATCGTCGGAGTATTTTCACGCCGAAGACCCAAGCTGCACCAAACTAGCCAATTTTTTGAATCAGAAACGGTTTTTATCTCTGGATTTAACTTATGGTTACCCCATCCGGGCCATGATGTACGAGTATTTGCTCGACAACGGCATGACCCGCGAAGAATACCACTGGTTTTTGCAAAATCAGGTAAAAGCCCACTGCATTATGGGCAACGATTATTATTTCACGAACGAGCATATGGTACACGCCAACGGTAGTACCAGCGCTTCCGGCGAAATTTTTGGATATTATGTAATTACCACGCAGTATTATAACCGCTACCGTTTGCCGGTAATGCACACCGAAACCAACATGATTGAGCCAAACTCGGTGAGCTGGCTCCGGAAAGAATGGGCCAATGCCAAACGTTTGCGCCGCGACGGTATACCGTTAATGGGCTTTACCTGGTACAGCCTCATCGATCAGGTAGACTGGGATTCGGCGCTGCGGGCTGATGCGGGTCGCGTGAATGCTTTGGGCTTGTACGACATGAACCGCCAAATCCGACCGGTAGGAGAAGCTTATAAAGAACTAATCCGGCAATGGAAAGGCGTGATGGAAGAAGAAAAATTTGGCTTGCACTTTAATTATTACTAA